Proteins encoded together in one Bacteroides ovatus window:
- a CDS encoding RagB/SusD family nutrient uptake outer membrane protein: MKLKKIYILLSLSLAGMTTFSACQDFLSEKPYSFVGPEEVGNDDAAVSQWVTGVYSKWADDMFRWGNFPRVLDMDCDYASGPDWAFSNAGAGNYQGDDVTNTIWKGCYNLINRANVAIKYINAITGADERVKTNGLGEVYFQKAFAYFMLVKAYGEIPLFDRAVTDGTGYNNPRRPIADVYAEIVRLLEEEAIPRLYKNTDAEYQTGHVCAGTAVGLLAKVYATMASGALPAGEKMTVMTGSSYSYNGDDKVLDMPVRREFVKTQVKGYESFDWRDCYEKAAKWAGYLLYPTPDNNYGSHDLLPYDQLWKRSGLGQSTEHLFALQGANGDELYGNSIFEWYNGIDNGRGVVASGLYIGNRYHWYTLFTSQDYRVTQGVKHRFIVSYQDEEGKPKSGFFYPNTPEYVLKATGYDANGNYVAEPEAPYNDGRNYYFNVSNECLAFTNKYADVTDATQKKSDAYWPFLRLADIVLIYAEAKCELDNGVSSEAISALNRVRIRSNATLASSSGDGAIASKQALRSAIFEERAKELALEGDRRWDLIRWGIYVEVMNSIGGINKDGSQTHYDEAGVNKHREQRHLLFPLPSDEVSTNEAIDSNNPGWS, translated from the coding sequence ATGAAACTGAAAAAAATATATATCCTGTTATCTCTTTCTTTAGCAGGCATGACAACTTTCTCCGCTTGCCAGGATTTCTTGAGCGAAAAGCCATATTCTTTTGTGGGCCCGGAAGAGGTGGGCAACGATGATGCTGCAGTCAGCCAATGGGTGACCGGCGTGTACAGTAAATGGGCGGACGATATGTTCCGTTGGGGGAATTTCCCCCGCGTGCTTGATATGGACTGTGACTATGCTTCCGGCCCTGACTGGGCATTCAGCAATGCAGGTGCCGGCAATTATCAGGGAGATGATGTGACCAATACCATTTGGAAGGGTTGCTATAACTTGATTAATCGCGCTAATGTGGCTATTAAATATATCAATGCAATCACGGGTGCCGATGAACGGGTAAAGACGAACGGTCTGGGTGAGGTGTATTTCCAAAAGGCTTTTGCCTATTTTATGCTGGTAAAGGCGTATGGTGAGATCCCGTTGTTTGACAGGGCTGTCACGGACGGGACGGGATACAACAATCCTCGCCGTCCGATAGCCGATGTCTATGCTGAAATAGTTCGTCTTTTGGAAGAGGAAGCCATTCCCCGTCTTTATAAGAATACGGATGCGGAGTATCAGACAGGACATGTATGTGCAGGAACAGCTGTCGGACTGCTCGCTAAAGTATATGCAACCATGGCTTCCGGTGCACTTCCTGCAGGTGAGAAAATGACAGTGATGACCGGTTCGTCTTATTCATACAATGGTGACGATAAAGTCTTGGATATGCCTGTAAGGCGGGAGTTTGTAAAGACTCAGGTGAAAGGTTACGAGAGTTTCGATTGGAGGGATTGCTATGAAAAAGCTGCCAAATGGGCGGGATATCTGCTCTATCCTACTCCGGACAACAACTACGGCAGCCATGACCTGCTTCCTTATGACCAACTGTGGAAGCGTTCCGGACTGGGGCAAAGTACCGAACATCTGTTTGCCTTGCAAGGTGCCAACGGTGATGAACTTTATGGAAACAGTATCTTTGAATGGTACAATGGGATTGACAATGGACGCGGTGTAGTGGCCAGCGGTCTGTATATCGGCAACCGTTATCACTGGTATACTCTGTTCACCTCTCAGGATTACCGTGTCACACAAGGAGTGAAACATCGTTTTATAGTAAGCTATCAGGACGAAGAGGGAAAACCGAAGAGCGGCTTTTTCTATCCGAATACGCCGGAGTACGTGCTGAAGGCCACAGGCTATGATGCTAACGGAAATTATGTGGCAGAACCGGAAGCTCCCTACAACGACGGACGTAACTATTACTTTAACGTATCGAACGAGTGTCTGGCATTCACCAACAAATATGCAGACGTTACAGACGCCACACAGAAAAAATCGGATGCCTACTGGCCTTTCCTTCGTCTGGCTGACATCGTGCTGATTTACGCAGAAGCGAAATGTGAATTGGATAATGGAGTATCTTCGGAGGCTATCAGTGCATTGAATAGGGTACGTATCCGTTCGAATGCCACTCTTGCATCAAGTTCCGGTGATGGAGCCATTGCTTCCAAACAAGCCCTGCGTTCCGCCATTTTTGAAGAACGTGCCAAAGAACTTGCGCTGGAAGGAGACAGGCGATGGGATTTGATTCGTTGGGGAATCTATGTGGAAGTGATGAACTCTATCGGCGGAATCAACAAGGACGGTTCTCAAACCCACTACGATGAAGCCGGTGTGAACAAACATCGTGAACAGCGTCATTTGCTCTTTCCATTGCCTTCTGATGAGGTTTCTACTAATGAAGCGATTGACAGCAATAATCCGGGTTGGAGTTAA
- a CDS encoding glycan-binding surface protein, with translation MKRLSFKSITLMCCMALSFGACQDIVTYNDNYDDEMASSGAPVIDAVYDSKDRDKLLPITDGNLEQMIVLDGSNLSRVRKVMFNDVELPVGEVYATASSAYLPIPRQIPLEVNNKLYYETELGSTTYDFTVSVPLVQVDGLYNEFALPGTSVQLKGKYFDLYGFGGANSTSTVKMNGVELEVDSISDKYMSVVIPEDAQDNSVIEVSYMGAGSVAHTEKIPYRMTDAIIWNLSHPDDYGLWAGKELIINEAGDNEPEILYGPYFRVTGSYGAWNWTNLVCGGFNCPADVAAAPADYNFKFEVYSPTGHPFYDSAGYGYLIQLNNGNYPWNPSANGSFNTYGKWCTVSIDLQTVSGNAFSEGWTGLSFILQPNSDWNVDHSFANIRIEKKIR, from the coding sequence ATGAAAAGATTATCTTTCAAATCCATAACTCTTATGTGCTGTATGGCGTTGAGCTTTGGTGCTTGTCAGGACATAGTGACCTATAATGATAATTATGATGACGAAATGGCGTCAAGCGGTGCCCCCGTTATTGACGCTGTGTATGACTCCAAAGACAGGGATAAATTGTTGCCAATCACTGACGGAAATCTGGAGCAGATGATTGTACTCGACGGTTCCAATTTAAGCCGTGTGAGGAAAGTGATGTTCAATGATGTTGAACTTCCTGTCGGTGAGGTATATGCGACTGCCAGCAGTGCCTATCTTCCCATTCCCCGTCAGATTCCGTTGGAAGTGAATAATAAGCTCTATTATGAAACGGAGTTGGGAAGTACCACTTATGATTTCACGGTGTCTGTACCCTTGGTTCAGGTGGACGGTCTATATAATGAGTTTGCTCTTCCCGGCACATCTGTACAGCTGAAAGGTAAATACTTCGACCTCTATGGGTTCGGAGGCGCGAATTCCACTTCTACTGTCAAAATGAATGGTGTCGAGCTTGAGGTAGATTCCATCTCGGACAAATATATGTCAGTTGTCATTCCTGAAGATGCTCAGGATAACTCTGTCATCGAAGTGAGTTATATGGGAGCGGGTTCTGTTGCACATACCGAAAAAATCCCTTATCGTATGACGGATGCGATTATCTGGAACCTTTCTCATCCTGATGATTACGGACTCTGGGCAGGCAAAGAACTTATCATCAATGAAGCAGGCGACAATGAGCCCGAAATTCTCTATGGACCTTATTTTAGGGTAACCGGCAGTTATGGTGCCTGGAATTGGACGAATCTTGTTTGCGGAGGATTCAACTGTCCGGCTGATGTGGCGGCAGCTCCTGCCGATTACAATTTTAAGTTTGAGGTTTACTCTCCTACGGGACATCCGTTCTACGATTCGGCTGGATATGGCTATCTGATTCAGCTTAATAATGGCAATTATCCGTGGAATCCTTCTGCGAATGGCAGTTTCAATACTTACGGGAAGTGGTGTACTGTTTCGATTGATTTGCAGACCGTGTCGGGTAATGCTTTCTCGGAAGGATGGACAGGGTTGTCATTCATTCTCCAACCTAATTCGGATTGGAACGTAGACCACAGTTTCGCCAATATCCGTATTGAGAAGAAAATCCGGTAA
- a CDS encoding glycosyl hydrolase produces MKNIYNFLIYFIFCGIGAGCSSSSGEDFPAPESEPVDNSLIKKELCTEGASVEAKKVYTYLRNCWGRKTLSSTMANVTWNVNEAIWVNRQTGKYPAIACFDYMNLPASPADWIDYNKISVVEDWWNAGGLVAACWHWNVPVTENSSEYKCMISETDFDITKALQEGTRENEIIKADLEELAGYLLLLKQKNIPVIWRPLHEAAGKWFWWGKDAASYKRLWKLVYETFKQKGLNNLIWVWTSETNDRDWYPGDAYVDIIGRDVYHKTSAAGLATDFDALKKAFPDKLIALSECGDVATIDKQLAAGAQWAWFMTWYDYEVTKDTTAPVFNSGQHEHADKAWWNNAFGQPGVICRSDLPSFK; encoded by the coding sequence ATGAAGAATATATATAACTTTTTGATTTATTTCATCTTTTGCGGCATAGGAGCAGGATGCTCTTCCTCGTCCGGGGAAGACTTTCCGGCTCCGGAGTCGGAACCGGTGGACAATTCATTGATAAAGAAAGAACTTTGCACCGAAGGTGCATCCGTTGAGGCTAAGAAAGTGTATACATATCTGAGAAACTGCTGGGGGAGAAAAACTTTGAGCAGTACAATGGCGAACGTGACATGGAACGTCAATGAAGCAATATGGGTAAACCGTCAGACCGGGAAGTATCCTGCCATTGCCTGCTTTGATTACATGAACCTTCCCGCTTCACCGGCCGACTGGATTGATTATAATAAGATATCGGTTGTTGAAGACTGGTGGAATGCCGGAGGATTGGTTGCTGCTTGCTGGCATTGGAATGTGCCGGTCACGGAAAATAGCAGTGAGTATAAATGTATGATTAGTGAAACGGATTTTGACATCACCAAGGCATTGCAGGAGGGAACCCGGGAAAATGAAATCATTAAAGCCGATTTGGAAGAATTGGCGGGTTACTTACTGCTTTTGAAGCAGAAGAATATTCCTGTAATTTGGAGACCGTTGCACGAAGCTGCAGGCAAATGGTTCTGGTGGGGGAAAGATGCAGCTTCATACAAACGGCTCTGGAAACTCGTATATGAGACTTTCAAGCAGAAAGGGCTGAACAATCTTATCTGGGTATGGACTAGTGAAACGAACGACAGGGACTGGTATCCTGGTGATGCATACGTGGATATTATCGGACGGGACGTGTACCACAAGACCAGCGCTGCCGGACTGGCAACGGATTTTGATGCACTAAAAAAAGCTTTCCCGGACAAGCTGATTGCACTTAGCGAATGTGGTGATGTGGCAACCATAGACAAGCAACTGGCAGCCGGAGCCCAATGGGCATGGTTCATGACTTGGTATGATTATGAAGTGACAAAGGACACTACTGCGCCTGTTTTTAATTCCGGACAGCACGAACATGCCGACAAGGCTTGGTGGAACAACGCTTTCGGCCAGCCTGGTGTGATTTGCCGTAGTGATTTGCCTTCGTTTAAATAA